A part of Thermococcus sp. LS1 genomic DNA contains:
- a CDS encoding TATA-box-binding protein: MVDMSNVKLRIENIVASVDLFTQLNLEKVIEICPNSKYNPEEFPGIICRFEEPKVALLIFSSGKLVVTGAKSVEDIERAVNKLIQMLKKIGAKFQRAPQIDIQNMVFSGDIGMEFNLDAVALSLPNCEYEPEQFPGVIYRVKEPRAVILLFSSGKIVCSGAKSEHDAWEAVRKLLRELEKYGLIEEEEEW, from the coding sequence TTGGTCGACATGAGCAATGTAAAGCTCAGGATTGAGAACATTGTTGCTTCTGTGGACTTATTCACGCAGCTCAACCTTGAGAAGGTCATCGAAATATGCCCCAACTCCAAGTACAATCCCGAGGAGTTTCCGGGAATAATATGCCGCTTCGAGGAACCGAAGGTGGCCCTGCTAATATTCAGCTCCGGCAAGCTCGTCGTCACCGGTGCCAAGAGCGTCGAGGACATCGAGAGGGCCGTCAACAAGCTGATCCAGATGCTGAAGAAGATAGGCGCCAAGTTCCAGCGCGCGCCGCAGATAGACATTCAGAACATGGTCTTCAGCGGCGACATCGGCATGGAGTTCAACCTCGATGCCGTCGCTCTGAGCCTGCCCAACTGTGAGTACGAGCCCGAGCAGTTCCCGGGCGTTATCTACCGCGTCAAGGAGCCCAGGGCGGTAATACTGCTCTTCTCCTCAGGAAAGATAGTTTGCTCTGGAGCCAAGAGCGAGCACGACGCCTGGGAGGCCGTTAGGAAGCTCCTCAGGGAGCTTGAGAAGTACGGGCTCATCGAGGAAGAGGAGGAGTGGTGA
- a CDS encoding histone deacetylase family protein: MNSWRARALPAYEVLYSPLFREHRPKEYHPENPSRLDYAIDGLEQHNLWINVREPEDATVAELLKVHGREHVELVRKLSTDFDYLDPDTYVSPGTWEAALKALGASKEAALSAMEKKGLYLALVRPPGHHAGKDGRAFNAPSLGFCIFNNAAFAAYTLKELEGKAVIIDFDAHHGNGTQEIFWHDPNVIHIDLHERDIYPWSGYEHDVGGRDAKGTKINIPMPHYSTDDDYIFAWREVVLPILEEIKPKVVLVSAGFDGFRGEYLTMLRLTERFFRYAGSTLSKYSLAVILEGGYNVGLKKGLPAFIEGYLNGGDVEEIAHPGYEAIKTVESVVEIQREWWRI, encoded by the coding sequence GTGAACTCTTGGAGGGCGCGGGCCTTGCCCGCTTATGAAGTTTTGTACTCTCCCCTTTTCCGTGAACACAGGCCAAAAGAGTACCATCCCGAAAATCCGAGCAGACTTGATTACGCAATCGACGGGCTTGAACAACACAACCTCTGGATCAACGTAAGGGAGCCGGAGGACGCGACCGTAGCCGAACTTCTCAAAGTTCACGGACGCGAACACGTCGAACTCGTTAGAAAACTGAGTACAGATTTTGACTACCTCGATCCCGATACCTACGTTTCTCCGGGAACCTGGGAGGCGGCTTTGAAGGCGTTAGGGGCTTCAAAAGAGGCCGCCCTATCCGCCATGGAGAAGAAAGGCCTTTATCTTGCCCTGGTTAGACCGCCCGGGCACCACGCAGGCAAAGACGGCAGGGCATTCAACGCCCCCTCCTTAGGCTTCTGCATCTTCAATAACGCTGCATTTGCCGCATACACTCTGAAGGAACTCGAAGGGAAGGCCGTTATCATAGACTTCGATGCCCACCACGGCAACGGGACGCAGGAGATATTCTGGCACGACCCGAACGTAATCCACATAGACCTCCACGAGCGCGACATCTATCCCTGGAGCGGTTACGAGCATGACGTCGGCGGCAGAGATGCAAAAGGAACAAAAATAAACATACCCATGCCTCATTACTCTACTGATGACGACTACATCTTCGCCTGGAGAGAGGTCGTACTGCCGATCCTTGAGGAAATCAAACCGAAGGTCGTTTTAGTATCTGCAGGCTTTGATGGCTTTCGCGGCGAGTACCTCACGATGCTCAGACTAACGGAAAGGTTCTTCCGCTATGCGGGCTCAACGCTGTCCAAGTACTCCCTTGCGGTAATCCTCGAGGGCGGCTATAACGTTGGGCTGAAGAAAGGTCTGCCGGCTTTCATAGAGGGCTACTTAAACGGGGGAGACGTCGAAGAAATCGCCCATCCAGGCTACGAGGCAATAAAAACGGTGGAGAGTGTGGTAGAAATACAGAGGGAGTGGTGGAGGATTTAA
- a CDS encoding indolepyruvate oxidoreductase subunit beta: protein MREYNIVITGVGGQGILTAANLLGWAALHAGYKVRVGEVHGMSQRFGSVIAYVRFGEDVYGAMVPEGKADVILSFEPVEALRYINYLKKGGLVFTNARPIPPVQVSMGLAKYPSLEEIKKVVEEDFEAKFMAFDAEELAMKAGNVITTNVVLIGALTQTPGFPLDAEHVKEVIRVSVPPKAVEVNMKAFDLGVQAAKEMLGL, encoded by the coding sequence ATGAGGGAATACAACATCGTTATCACCGGAGTTGGCGGCCAGGGTATCCTCACCGCCGCCAACCTTCTTGGCTGGGCCGCCCTCCACGCTGGCTACAAAGTGAGAGTTGGTGAGGTTCACGGCATGAGCCAGCGCTTTGGTAGCGTTATCGCTTACGTCCGCTTCGGCGAGGACGTTTACGGTGCGATGGTTCCTGAGGGAAAGGCCGACGTTATCCTAAGCTTTGAGCCGGTTGAGGCCCTCCGTTACATCAACTACCTCAAGAAGGGTGGCCTGGTCTTCACCAACGCGAGGCCGATTCCGCCGGTTCAGGTCTCCATGGGCCTCGCCAAGTACCCGAGCCTCGAGGAGATAAAGAAGGTCGTCGAGGAGGACTTTGAGGCCAAGTTCATGGCTTTCGACGCCGAAGAGCTCGCCATGAAGGCCGGCAACGTCATCACCACGAACGTCGTCCTCATCGGCGCGCTGACTCAGACACCGGGCTTCCCGCTCGACGCCGAGCACGTTAAGGAGGTTATCCGCGTAAGCGTCCCGCCGAAGGCCGTTGAGGTCAACATGAAGGCCTTCGACCTCGGAGTCCAGGCTGCAAAAGAGATGCTGGGGCTCTGA
- the iorA gene encoding indolepyruvate ferredoxin oxidoreductase subunit alpha produces the protein MAKVTDIVLWDKPGEKVILLGNQAIARGALEANIAVFAAYPGTPSSELTDTMAMVAKKAGVYMEYSTNEKVAFETALSAAWAGLRAMTAMKHVGLNVAADTFLSAVGMGVEGGFVIMVADDPSMWSSQNEQDTRVYAKFANVPVLEPISPHEAKEMTKYAFELSEKFKHFVILRTTTRSSHARGDVVLGELPEEIKTGKRKFGEFKKDPSRFVDVPANARRFHPQILEKIEKIREELNNCPFNWIEGKEDAKIGIIAPGLSYAYVKEALAWLGIEDVKILKLGTPFPVPYGLLEKFIDGLEKVLIVEELEPVVEEQVKTWAYDKGLTIPIHGKDLVPRIYEMTTRRAVEAIAKFLGLETPIDFAELDEKYKKVSEMVPPRPPSLCPACPHRNTFYAIKKAATPRAIFPSDIGCYTLGVLPPLKAVDTTVAMGGSIGVAHGLSIALNGSVAEDEHKEGKEKKVIVATIGDSTFFHTGLPALANAIYNRSNVVIVVVDNLVTAMTGDQPNPGTGDTPHGPGKQIKIEEVARALGADFVAVVDPYDIKATIETIKKALQVEGVSVVVSRRVCALHRIGELRRAGIKWPLYQVNEEKCTGCKICINAYGCPAIYWDAESGKAKVDPLMCWGCGGCAQVCPFGAFEKVREGEL, from the coding sequence ATGGCGAAGGTTACCGACATAGTGTTGTGGGACAAGCCCGGGGAGAAGGTTATCCTCCTCGGTAACCAGGCCATAGCCAGGGGAGCGCTTGAGGCCAACATAGCGGTTTTCGCGGCATATCCTGGAACGCCAAGCTCAGAGCTCACCGACACCATGGCCATGGTTGCTAAAAAGGCCGGTGTTTACATGGAGTACTCGACCAACGAGAAAGTGGCTTTTGAGACCGCTCTGAGCGCTGCCTGGGCCGGATTGAGGGCCATGACGGCAATGAAGCACGTTGGTTTGAACGTCGCGGCGGATACTTTCCTCAGCGCCGTCGGAATGGGCGTCGAGGGCGGCTTCGTCATAATGGTGGCGGACGACCCAAGCATGTGGAGCAGCCAGAACGAGCAGGATACCCGTGTTTACGCTAAGTTCGCCAACGTCCCGGTTCTCGAGCCGATTTCACCGCATGAAGCCAAGGAGATGACGAAGTACGCCTTCGAGCTGAGCGAGAAGTTTAAGCATTTCGTTATCCTCAGAACCACCACCAGGAGCTCCCACGCGAGGGGAGATGTTGTTCTCGGCGAGCTTCCAGAGGAAATAAAGACCGGTAAGAGGAAGTTCGGTGAGTTCAAAAAGGATCCGAGCAGATTCGTCGATGTTCCAGCCAACGCCAGACGCTTCCACCCGCAGATACTAGAGAAGATCGAGAAGATCCGCGAGGAGCTTAACAACTGCCCATTCAACTGGATAGAGGGTAAGGAAGACGCCAAGATCGGTATCATCGCTCCCGGTCTGAGCTACGCCTACGTTAAAGAAGCCCTTGCCTGGCTCGGCATCGAAGACGTCAAGATCCTCAAGCTTGGAACGCCCTTCCCTGTTCCCTACGGCCTGCTCGAGAAGTTCATTGACGGCCTTGAGAAGGTTCTCATCGTTGAGGAACTCGAGCCCGTCGTTGAGGAGCAGGTCAAGACCTGGGCCTACGACAAGGGCCTCACCATCCCGATTCACGGCAAGGATCTCGTCCCGAGGATTTACGAGATGACCACGAGGAGGGCCGTCGAGGCCATAGCGAAGTTCCTCGGCCTTGAGACGCCCATAGACTTCGCCGAGCTTGACGAGAAGTATAAGAAAGTTAGTGAGATGGTCCCGCCGAGGCCGCCGAGCCTCTGTCCTGCCTGTCCTCACAGGAACACCTTCTACGCCATAAAGAAGGCCGCGACGCCTAGGGCGATATTCCCGAGCGACATCGGTTGTTACACCCTCGGTGTTCTCCCGCCGCTCAAGGCCGTCGATACAACCGTCGCGATGGGCGGTTCGATCGGAGTTGCCCACGGTCTCAGCATAGCCCTCAACGGCTCTGTCGCTGAGGATGAGCACAAGGAGGGCAAAGAGAAGAAGGTCATCGTGGCAACCATTGGAGACTCGACCTTCTTCCACACTGGACTTCCGGCTCTGGCGAACGCCATCTACAACCGCTCCAACGTCGTCATAGTTGTCGTGGACAACCTCGTCACGGCAATGACCGGCGACCAGCCGAACCCGGGAACGGGCGACACCCCGCACGGACCGGGTAAGCAGATCAAGATTGAAGAGGTTGCCAGGGCACTCGGTGCGGACTTCGTTGCGGTCGTTGACCCCTACGACATAAAGGCCACCATCGAGACCATCAAGAAAGCCCTCCAGGTTGAGGGTGTGAGCGTCGTTGTTTCGAGAAGGGTCTGCGCCCTCCACAGGATTGGTGAGCTCAGAAGGGCCGGAATCAAGTGGCCGCTATACCAGGTCAACGAGGAGAAGTGTACCGGCTGTAAGATATGTATCAACGCCTACGGCTGTCCTGCGATCTACTGGGATGCCGAGAGCGGCAAGGCCAAGGTCGACCCGCTCATGTGCTGGGGCTGTGGCGGATGTGCGCAGGTCTGTCCGTTCGGTGCCTTTGAGAAGGTCAGGGAGGGAGAGCTATGA
- the acs gene encoding acetate--CoA ligase alpha subunit, whose amino-acid sequence MTFDYFFKPKAIAVIGASNDPLKLGYEVFKNLKDYKDGKVYPVNVKDEVVQGVKAYKNVKDIPDEVELAVVVVPKRFVKQTIIDCGEKGVKGVILITAGFGEVGEEGKREERELVEIAHRYGMRIVGPNCVGIMNTHNDMNATFVANAKKGDIAFISQSGALGAGIIYKTIKEGIGFSKFVSIGNMADVDFAEFMEYLANDPESKAIALYIEGIKDGRKFMEVAKRVTKKKPVIVLKAGKSESGARAASSHTGSLAGSYKIYEAAFKQSGIIVADTIDDMLSMARAFTQPLPKGKRVAIITNAGGPGVLTADEIDKRGLKLANLEEKTMEGLRSFLPPMAAVKNPVDMIASARGEDYYRTAKLLLEDPNVDMLIAICVVPTFAGMTPTEHAEGVVRAVKEVNNGKPVLGLFMAGYISEPAKEVLEKAGIPSYERPEDVASAAYALVEFAKDVGVLKEEK is encoded by the coding sequence ATGACGTTTGATTACTTCTTTAAACCCAAGGCCATAGCTGTTATTGGAGCTTCTAATGACCCCCTCAAGTTAGGCTACGAGGTCTTCAAGAACCTCAAAGATTACAAGGACGGCAAGGTTTACCCGGTTAACGTCAAGGATGAGGTCGTTCAGGGCGTCAAAGCCTACAAAAACGTCAAGGACATCCCAGATGAGGTTGAGCTCGCGGTTGTCGTCGTCCCGAAGAGGTTCGTAAAGCAGACGATAATCGACTGCGGCGAAAAGGGAGTCAAGGGAGTAATCCTCATAACAGCGGGCTTCGGCGAGGTTGGCGAGGAGGGCAAGAGGGAGGAGCGCGAGCTCGTTGAGATAGCCCACAGATACGGCATGAGGATTGTCGGACCGAACTGCGTCGGCATAATGAACACTCACAACGACATGAACGCCACCTTCGTAGCCAACGCCAAGAAGGGGGACATCGCCTTCATCAGCCAGAGCGGAGCTCTGGGGGCTGGAATCATCTACAAGACCATCAAGGAGGGCATAGGGTTTTCCAAGTTCGTCAGCATAGGCAACATGGCCGATGTTGACTTCGCCGAGTTCATGGAGTATTTGGCGAACGACCCGGAGAGCAAGGCCATAGCACTCTACATCGAGGGCATCAAGGATGGAAGGAAGTTCATGGAGGTCGCAAAGCGTGTTACCAAGAAGAAGCCGGTCATAGTCCTCAAGGCTGGAAAGAGTGAGAGTGGAGCCAGGGCAGCCTCAAGCCACACGGGTTCTCTTGCTGGTTCATACAAGATATACGAAGCCGCATTCAAGCAGAGCGGCATCATCGTGGCTGATACTATAGATGACATGCTAAGCATGGCGAGGGCTTTCACCCAGCCATTGCCGAAGGGTAAGCGCGTCGCGATAATAACCAACGCTGGTGGGCCAGGAGTCCTCACTGCGGATGAAATTGATAAGCGCGGCCTCAAGCTTGCAAACCTCGAGGAGAAGACGATGGAGGGACTCCGCTCTTTCCTCCCGCCGATGGCAGCGGTGAAGAACCCTGTTGACATGATAGCGAGCGCGAGAGGCGAGGACTACTACAGAACTGCGAAGCTCCTCCTCGAGGATCCGAATGTTGACATGCTCATAGCGATATGCGTCGTCCCAACCTTCGCAGGAATGACGCCAACCGAGCACGCTGAAGGTGTCGTCAGGGCGGTTAAAGAGGTCAACAACGGCAAGCCCGTTCTTGGACTCTTCATGGCCGGCTACATAAGCGAGCCCGCCAAGGAGGTTCTCGAAAAGGCAGGCATTCCAAGCTATGAGAGGCCGGAAGATGTTGCTTCTGCCGCTTATGCCCTTGTCGAGTTCGCGAAGGACGTTGGAGTTTTGAAGGAAGAAAAATGA
- a CDS encoding metal-dependent hydrolase: protein MVKVRFLGHAAFEIVGSKRILIDPFLTGNPAAAARPEELEADLILITHAHGDHIGDAVGIAKRTGAKIVAMYDIANYLVENNPGITTIGMNYGPTEVDGVKIVQVPAWHSSSDGKYSIGNAAGYVIELDGVKIYHAGDTFVFKDMELLNELYGPIDLALLPIGGHFTMGPREAAKAVELLKPRKVVPMHYNTWPPIAADPEEFKRLVGDKAEVIILKPGESLEL, encoded by the coding sequence ATGGTGAAGGTGAGGTTTTTGGGCCACGCTGCCTTCGAGATCGTCGGAAGCAAGAGGATTCTGATAGATCCCTTCCTGACCGGCAATCCTGCGGCTGCCGCGAGGCCAGAAGAGCTTGAAGCCGACCTGATTTTGATAACCCACGCCCACGGTGATCACATTGGTGACGCCGTGGGGATAGCCAAAAGAACTGGCGCCAAGATAGTCGCCATGTACGACATAGCCAATTACCTCGTCGAGAACAACCCCGGTATAACAACTATCGGAATGAACTATGGTCCGACCGAGGTTGATGGGGTCAAGATAGTCCAGGTTCCAGCCTGGCACTCCAGCAGCGACGGCAAGTACAGCATCGGAAACGCGGCTGGATACGTAATCGAGCTTGATGGAGTCAAGATCTATCACGCCGGCGACACCTTCGTGTTCAAGGACATGGAGCTCCTCAACGAACTCTACGGGCCGATTGACCTGGCTTTACTCCCGATTGGAGGCCACTTCACGATGGGACCGAGGGAGGCCGCAAAGGCTGTGGAGCTTCTTAAGCCAAGGAAGGTCGTCCCTATGCACTACAACACCTGGCCGCCGATCGCCGCGGACCCGGAAGAGTTCAAGAGGCTCGTCGGGGACAAGGCGGAGGTCATCATCCTCAAGCCGGGCGAGAGCCTGGAACTTTGA
- a CDS encoding cell wall-binding repeat-containing protein, translating into MVKRAIALVLILFMVSSLTLPLSAAQEETPKYDLIIVRNDDLIDYIVAWPYAKMLGVPILPVDPKELDPGTLAQLQSYAQFGWNHVLIIGDSQAVSNEVQDELLNIGFVVERIGGAVRTETAAKLALHFYPNGAETVVVASSSDYGSALAAARWAMNYGYPLLLTQEDALSDSTANAIQKLNPDLVILIGAGMSKDVQKKIESLGYETYWVKENIEITVPKPEEGTNWVMVIAAVMLSLAVAVPVSLYYAKKRWAANRVPIEVLTEKERIVVKAILEKGGVVKQEELPELTGYSRPTISRIIQELEKKQLVTREKVGKTFIVKLTKEIIIRD; encoded by the coding sequence ATGGTTAAAAGGGCCATTGCCTTGGTGCTCATCCTGTTCATGGTTTCATCCCTCACACTGCCCCTCTCCGCCGCTCAGGAGGAGACCCCAAAATACGACCTGATAATCGTGAGGAACGATGATTTGATAGATTACATCGTGGCGTGGCCCTACGCCAAGATGCTCGGTGTCCCTATTCTGCCCGTTGATCCGAAGGAACTCGATCCTGGAACGCTGGCCCAGCTCCAGTCCTACGCTCAGTTCGGCTGGAACCATGTACTTATCATAGGAGACTCTCAGGCCGTAAGCAACGAGGTTCAGGACGAACTGCTGAACATAGGCTTTGTGGTCGAAAGGATAGGTGGAGCCGTTAGAACGGAAACCGCCGCAAAACTGGCCCTCCATTTCTACCCCAACGGCGCGGAGACCGTTGTTGTCGCAAGCTCCAGTGATTACGGTTCGGCTCTGGCGGCGGCAAGATGGGCAATGAACTATGGCTATCCTCTGCTCCTCACACAGGAAGACGCTCTGTCAGACTCAACGGCCAACGCAATACAGAAACTCAACCCAGATCTTGTCATACTGATCGGGGCAGGAATGTCAAAGGATGTCCAGAAGAAGATAGAGTCCCTGGGTTACGAGACCTACTGGGTGAAGGAGAACATAGAGATAACCGTGCCCAAACCTGAAGAAGGAACCAATTGGGTCATGGTTATCGCCGCGGTGATGCTGTCTCTGGCAGTCGCAGTACCGGTTTCGCTCTACTACGCCAAGAAGCGCTGGGCGGCAAACAGGGTGCCTATCGAGGTGCTCACCGAAAAAGAGCGCATAGTTGTCAAGGCAATCCTTGAGAAGGGTGGAGTTGTCAAGCAGGAAGAGCTTCCGGAGCTTACCGGTTACTCGAGACCAACGATAAGCAGAATCATCCAGGAACTCGAGAAGAAGCAACTCGTGACAAGAGAGAAGGTCGGGAAGACGTTCATCGTCAAGCTGACGAAGGAGATAATAATCAGAGACTAA
- a CDS encoding C2H2-type zinc finger protein, whose protein sequence is MAVLKAIKFKDRDGELYFRCPRCGMVFRRSKDYVRHINKAHGHLFRKA, encoded by the coding sequence ATGGCGGTGCTGAAGGCCATCAAGTTCAAGGACAGGGACGGAGAGCTCTACTTCCGCTGCCCCAGGTGCGGGATGGTCTTCCGCAGGAGTAAGGACTACGTGAGGCACATCAACAAAGCGCACGGCCATCTCTTCAGGAAGGCCTGA
- a CDS encoding creatininase family protein: protein MRMEELTWPDFEEAKKSIDTVLIPVGSVEAHGRHLPLGTDVFAPLELCRRVEKRVRNAGKDVLIAPPIWYGHTFVLNVYPGTIDVRADAFKAYVREVISEFVEEGFKRVVLMNGHGGNVYPLVEAAEEVAESYPNAEIWLINWWIDFREDILSICSSQGHAGQDETSVILAIRPELVKMDKAVGEKRTSRVRVIRKDIGRELFPDGVNDDPGSATRENGEAILGVISEKIARLLLGED, encoded by the coding sequence ATGAGGATGGAAGAACTCACCTGGCCTGATTTTGAGGAAGCTAAGAAATCGATAGACACGGTTCTTATTCCCGTTGGGAGTGTGGAAGCCCACGGCAGGCACCTGCCTCTGGGTACCGACGTTTTTGCCCCTCTAGAGCTCTGCAGGCGCGTGGAGAAGAGAGTGAGAAACGCGGGGAAGGACGTTCTAATAGCGCCGCCGATATGGTACGGCCATACATTCGTCCTGAACGTTTATCCCGGGACCATCGACGTTAGGGCCGATGCCTTCAAAGCCTACGTTAGGGAAGTCATCTCGGAGTTCGTCGAGGAGGGCTTCAAGAGGGTAGTTCTCATGAACGGCCATGGGGGCAACGTTTATCCGCTCGTTGAGGCCGCCGAGGAAGTTGCGGAGAGCTATCCGAACGCCGAGATATGGCTCATAAACTGGTGGATCGACTTCAGGGAGGACATACTCAGCATATGCTCCAGCCAGGGCCATGCAGGCCAGGACGAAACGTCGGTGATACTCGCCATAAGACCGGAACTAGTGAAGATGGACAAAGCAGTCGGCGAGAAAAGGACGAGCAGGGTTAGGGTCATCAGGAAGGACATAGGGAGGGAACTGTTCCCGGATGGGGTCAACGACGACCCTGGGTCGGCGACGAGGGAGAACGGCGAGGCAATACTGGGTGTAATCAGCGAGAAGATAGCCCGCCTTCTGCTGGGTGAGGATTAA
- a CDS encoding glycosyltransferase family 4 protein → MRIALVSDWYYPKVGGVASHMHHLAIHLRERGHEVAIVTNDLETGKEEELESLGIELVKVPGRVSPILGINMSYSLASSEELGEFLEDYDVVHSHHAFTPLALKAVKAGRTLGKATLLTTHSISFSHESRLWEALGLTIPLFSRYLRYPHEIIAVSKAAEAFINHFTDVPVRVIPNGVDDEIFKPLSKTERERLKSELGIEGKVVLYVSRMSYRKGPQVLINAFSKIEDATLLMVGSGEMLPFLKAQAKFLKVEDRVRFLGYVESSLLPKLFGMADVFVLPSITAEAFGIVILEAMASGIPVVATDVGGIPEIIKESESGLLVPPGNELSLREAIQKLLNDEELAKWFGSNGRKAVEERYSWKKVTAEIEKAYEDALLMG, encoded by the coding sequence ATGAGGATCGCCCTCGTCAGTGACTGGTACTACCCCAAGGTTGGTGGTGTCGCCAGCCACATGCACCACCTTGCAATCCACCTCAGAGAGCGCGGTCATGAAGTGGCCATTGTTACCAACGACCTCGAGACCGGGAAGGAGGAGGAACTCGAAAGCCTCGGCATCGAGCTCGTTAAGGTTCCGGGGAGGGTAAGCCCTATACTTGGGATCAACATGAGCTACTCCCTCGCATCAAGTGAAGAGCTGGGTGAATTTTTGGAGGATTACGATGTCGTGCACTCCCACCACGCCTTTACACCTCTCGCGCTTAAGGCTGTTAAAGCCGGCAGAACCCTTGGGAAGGCGACCCTGCTGACGACCCACAGCATATCTTTTTCCCACGAATCGCGGCTCTGGGAAGCTCTCGGACTAACTATCCCTCTCTTCAGCAGGTATCTCCGCTATCCCCATGAGATAATAGCCGTCAGCAAGGCTGCGGAGGCGTTCATCAACCACTTCACGGACGTTCCTGTGAGGGTCATCCCGAACGGGGTGGACGATGAGATCTTCAAACCTTTGAGTAAGACGGAAAGGGAGCGCCTCAAGTCCGAACTCGGCATTGAAGGAAAGGTCGTCCTGTACGTCAGCAGGATGAGCTACCGCAAGGGCCCTCAGGTTCTCATTAATGCCTTCTCGAAGATAGAGGACGCGACGCTCCTCATGGTTGGCTCAGGCGAGATGCTCCCCTTCCTGAAGGCGCAGGCTAAGTTCCTGAAGGTGGAGGACAGGGTGCGCTTCCTTGGCTATGTAGAGAGCTCTCTCCTTCCGAAGCTCTTTGGTATGGCGGATGTCTTCGTCCTTCCATCCATTACGGCGGAAGCTTTCGGTATAGTGATTCTCGAGGCGATGGCATCAGGCATTCCCGTTGTCGCGACGGACGTTGGGGGAATCCCCGAGATAATTAAGGAGAGTGAAAGTGGACTCCTCGTTCCACCAGGCAACGAGCTTTCGCTTAGGGAGGCAATTCAAAAGCTCCTCAACGACGAGGAACTTGCAAAGTGGTTCGGAAGCAACGGAAGGAAAGCTGTGGAGGAGCGCTACTCGTGGAAAAAGGTCACCGCGGAGATAGAAAAGGCTTATGAGGATGCACTCCTTATGGGGTAA
- a CDS encoding UbiA prenyltransferase family protein, producing the protein MLKAIFKNTRILDGRAFVGMGLLGLAMSFSRNPDVYDAFILVVSLLLYVAYAFAINNCFDADTDSLNPAKWDKNPVASGELSFRAGVISSTLIILVGIFLASTLGRGEFWIYITMVALATVYSAPPRLKARPIIDVLSHGIFFGVLPFLYGAYFDGILTRGEITIAVAVLLYSFALELRNHLEDYESDLRAGLKTTPIVLGREASETLVVVFSGLSLVLLLASFNFALGALGVAVYGFRGNYRLMDAGVVALLITHMLGTVV; encoded by the coding sequence GTGCTTAAGGCAATCTTCAAAAACACCAGAATCCTCGATGGAAGAGCGTTCGTTGGCATGGGCCTTCTTGGCCTAGCGATGAGTTTTTCCCGTAATCCCGATGTTTATGATGCGTTCATACTGGTTGTCTCGCTCCTCCTGTATGTTGCATATGCCTTCGCGATAAACAACTGTTTCGATGCCGATACCGATTCCCTCAACCCGGCCAAGTGGGATAAGAACCCGGTAGCCAGCGGTGAGCTGAGCTTCCGTGCTGGAGTCATATCCTCCACATTGATTATTCTCGTGGGAATTTTCCTCGCCAGCACCCTTGGCAGAGGCGAGTTCTGGATATACATTACAATGGTTGCCCTTGCAACGGTTTACTCAGCCCCACCGAGGCTCAAGGCCCGTCCGATAATCGACGTGCTCTCCCACGGAATATTCTTCGGGGTGTTGCCCTTCCTCTACGGGGCTTACTTCGATGGTATCCTCACGCGGGGGGAGATAACCATAGCCGTCGCGGTGCTCCTTTATTCCTTTGCCTTAGAGCTGAGAAACCACCTTGAGGACTACGAGAGCGACCTCAGGGCAGGCTTGAAAACCACGCCAATAGTCCTCGGCAGGGAAGCCTCAGAGACCCTCGTGGTGGTCTTCTCGGGCCTCTCACTGGTGCTCCTGCTCGCTTCCTTCAACTTCGCCCTCGGGGCACTGGGAGTGGCCGTTTACGGGTTCAGGGGCAACTACAGGCTTATGGACGCAGGAGTAGTCGCTTTGCTCATCACACACATGCTCGGGACGGTGGTGTGA